One genomic window of Paraburkholderia acidiphila includes the following:
- a CDS encoding ABC transporter permease subunit — translation MADIQNTVPRAVTPPSGRALVLREFWANFSRNKGAVGAGLIVLALIFIAIFAPLIAPHSPIEQYRDYVKIPPAWLDGGNWKFILGTDEAGRDILSRLMYGARLSLWIGCVSVVLALIPGIVLGLVAAFFEKWADTPIMRLMDVLLALPSLLLAVAVVAIIGPGLTNTMLAIAIVALPGYVRLTRGSALGELHKEYVTASRVAGAGTLRLMFSQVLPNCTAPLIVQATLGFSSAILDAAALGFLGLGVQPPKAEWGAMLASARDYIDSAWWIVTMPGLSILISVLAINLLGDGLRDALDPKLKRMA, via the coding sequence ATGGCTGACATTCAGAACACCGTGCCTCGCGCCGTCACGCCGCCTTCGGGTCGCGCGCTCGTGCTGCGCGAATTCTGGGCGAACTTCTCGCGCAACAAGGGCGCCGTGGGCGCGGGCCTGATCGTGCTCGCGCTGATCTTCATCGCGATCTTCGCGCCGCTCATCGCGCCGCACAGCCCCATCGAGCAATACCGCGATTACGTGAAGATTCCGCCCGCCTGGCTCGACGGCGGCAACTGGAAGTTCATTCTCGGCACCGATGAAGCGGGCCGCGACATCCTCTCGCGTCTCATGTACGGCGCGCGGCTCTCGCTGTGGATTGGCTGCGTCTCGGTCGTGCTCGCGCTGATTCCGGGCATCGTGCTCGGTCTCGTGGCCGCGTTCTTCGAGAAGTGGGCCGATACGCCGATCATGCGTCTCATGGACGTGCTGCTCGCGCTGCCTTCGCTGCTGCTCGCGGTCGCCGTGGTCGCGATCATCGGCCCGGGTCTGACCAACACCATGCTCGCCATCGCGATCGTGGCGCTGCCGGGTTACGTGCGTCTCACGCGCGGTTCGGCGTTGGGCGAACTGCACAAGGAGTACGTGACCGCTTCGCGCGTGGCGGGCGCGGGCACGCTGCGCCTGATGTTCTCGCAGGTGCTGCCCAACTGCACGGCGCCGCTGATCGTGCAGGCGACGCTCGGCTTTAGCTCGGCAATTCTCGACGCCGCCGCGCTCGGCTTCCTCGGCCTCGGCGTTCAGCCGCCCAAGGCGGAGTGGGGTGCGATGCTCGCCTCGGCGCGCGACTATATCGACAGCGCATGGTGGATTGTCACGATGCCGGGTCTGTCCATCCTCATTTCGGTGCTCGCGATCAACCTGCTCGGCGACGGGCTGCGCGACGCACTCGATCCCAAGCTCAAGCGGATGGCCTGA
- a CDS encoding ABC transporter permease subunit yields MFRFVLRRIGMVIPTFIGITILAFALIHLIPGDPIEVMMGERGVDPQMHAEAMHRLGLDEPLPMQYFHYVWHAIHGNLGTSIITNTSVMGEFLARFPATVELSLCALIFALAVGLPAGVFAALRRGTVVDHGVMGTALTGYSMPIFWWGLILIMVFSSKLGWTPVSGRIAVEFDIPHVTGFMLIDSLLPGTDEGSFRSVVSHLILPAIVLGTIPLAVVARMTRSSMLEVLREDYIRTARAKGLSPVRVIVVHALRNALIPVVTVIGLQVGTLLAGAVLTETLFSWPGIGKWLIDAISRRDYPVVQGGILMIATLVIVVNLFVDLLYGVLNPRIRHTR; encoded by the coding sequence ATGTTCCGCTTCGTATTGCGCCGCATCGGCATGGTGATACCCACGTTCATCGGTATCACGATCCTTGCGTTCGCGCTCATCCACCTGATTCCGGGCGACCCCATCGAAGTGATGATGGGCGAGCGCGGCGTCGATCCGCAAATGCACGCCGAGGCGATGCACCGCCTGGGGCTCGACGAGCCCCTGCCGATGCAGTATTTCCACTACGTCTGGCATGCCATTCACGGCAACCTCGGGACCTCGATCATCACCAACACGAGCGTGATGGGCGAGTTTCTCGCGCGCTTTCCCGCCACCGTCGAGCTGTCGCTCTGCGCGCTCATTTTCGCGCTCGCGGTCGGCTTGCCCGCTGGCGTGTTCGCGGCACTGCGGCGCGGCACCGTCGTCGATCACGGCGTCATGGGCACCGCGCTCACCGGCTACTCCATGCCGATCTTCTGGTGGGGGCTCATCCTCATCATGGTGTTCTCGTCGAAGCTCGGCTGGACGCCTGTGTCGGGCCGCATCGCCGTGGAATTCGACATTCCGCACGTGACCGGCTTCATGCTGATCGACTCGCTCCTGCCCGGCACCGACGAAGGCTCGTTCCGCTCGGTGGTGAGCCACCTGATCCTGCCGGCCATCGTGCTCGGCACGATTCCGCTCGCCGTGGTCGCGCGCATGACGCGCTCGTCGATGCTCGAAGTGCTGCGCGAGGACTACATCCGCACCGCGCGCGCCAAGGGTCTTTCGCCCGTGCGCGTGATCGTCGTGCATGCGCTGCGCAATGCGCTGATCCCCGTGGTGACGGTGATCGGCCTTCAGGTCGGCACGCTGCTCGCGGGCGCGGTGCTCACCGAAACGTTGTTTTCCTGGCCCGGTATTGGCAAATGGCTGATCGACGCGATCAGCCGGCGCGATTACCCGGTGGTGCAAGGCGGCATTCTCATGATCGCGACGCTTGTGATCGTCGTGAACCTGTTCGTCGATCTGCTGTACGGCGTGCTCAACCCACGCATTCGACATACGAGGTAA
- a CDS encoding ABC transporter substrate-binding protein codes for MKENKLLRAARLTSLVALAAASIAGAPLAHAAQSIPNKTLVYCSEGSPAGFDPAQYTTGTDFTANTFTVYNRLVEFERGGTKVEPGLAESWDVSPDGKTYTFHLRHGVKFQTTSFFKPSREFNADDVVFTFDRMLNPNNAFRKAYPVSFPYFTDMGLDKLIAKVEKVDAYTVKFTLNEPNAPFIQNMAMEFASILSAEYTDQLMKAGKAADLNQNPVGTGPFIFKSYTKDATIRFDGNPDYWKPGAVKISKLIFSITPDASVRVQKIKRDECQVMSYPRPADIAPLKAEANIAMPSQPGFNLGYLSYNVTHKPLDNADVRHALDMAINKKAIIDSVYQGAGQLATNPMPPTQWSYVKNLPANAYDPEKAKALLAKAGVSNGFEITLWAMPVQRAYNPNARLMAEMIQADWAKIGVKAKIVTYEWGEYIKRAHAGEDDSMLIGWTGDNGDPDNWLGTLLGCEAVNGNNFGKWCYKPFDELVQKGRQTSDVAQRTKFYQDAQHIFAQQLPFSPIAHSTVYQPVSKKVIDMRIEPLGYARFDGVSMQ; via the coding sequence ATGAAAGAAAACAAACTGTTGCGCGCTGCCCGATTGACGTCTCTCGTGGCGCTCGCAGCGGCATCGATTGCTGGAGCCCCCCTCGCGCACGCCGCGCAAAGCATTCCGAACAAGACGCTCGTCTATTGCTCGGAAGGCAGCCCCGCTGGCTTCGACCCGGCGCAATACACGACCGGCACCGACTTCACCGCGAACACGTTCACCGTCTACAACCGTCTCGTCGAATTCGAACGCGGCGGCACGAAGGTCGAACCGGGCCTCGCAGAATCGTGGGACGTTTCCCCTGATGGCAAGACCTACACGTTCCATCTGCGTCATGGCGTGAAGTTCCAGACCACGTCGTTCTTCAAGCCCTCGCGCGAATTCAACGCCGACGACGTCGTGTTCACGTTCGACCGCATGCTCAACCCGAACAACGCGTTCCGCAAGGCGTACCCGGTCTCGTTCCCGTACTTCACGGACATGGGCCTCGACAAGCTGATCGCGAAGGTCGAGAAGGTCGACGCGTACACGGTCAAGTTCACGCTGAACGAGCCGAACGCGCCGTTCATCCAGAACATGGCGATGGAATTCGCCTCGATTCTCTCGGCTGAATACACGGATCAGCTGATGAAGGCCGGCAAGGCTGCCGACCTGAACCAGAATCCGGTCGGCACGGGCCCGTTCATCTTCAAGAGCTACACGAAGGACGCAACGATCCGTTTCGACGGCAATCCTGACTACTGGAAGCCGGGCGCGGTGAAGATCTCCAAGCTGATCTTCTCGATCACGCCGGACGCGAGCGTGCGCGTGCAGAAGATCAAGCGCGACGAATGCCAGGTGATGAGCTATCCGCGTCCCGCCGACATCGCGCCGCTGAAGGCCGAAGCGAACATCGCGATGCCGTCGCAGCCGGGCTTCAACCTGGGCTACCTGTCGTACAACGTCACGCACAAGCCGCTCGACAACGCGGACGTGCGCCACGCGCTCGACATGGCGATCAACAAGAAGGCGATCATCGACTCGGTGTACCAGGGCGCGGGCCAGCTCGCAACCAACCCGATGCCGCCGACGCAATGGTCCTACGTCAAGAACCTGCCGGCCAACGCGTACGACCCGGAGAAGGCCAAGGCGCTGCTCGCCAAGGCTGGCGTGTCGAACGGTTTCGAGATCACGCTGTGGGCCATGCCCGTGCAGCGCGCCTACAACCCGAACGCACGCCTGATGGCGGAAATGATCCAGGCCGACTGGGCCAAGATCGGCGTGAAGGCGAAGATCGTCACGTATGAGTGGGGCGAGTACATCAAGCGCGCGCACGCGGGCGAGGACGACTCGATGCTGATCGGCTGGACGGGCGACAACGGCGATCCGGATAACTGGCTCGGCACGCTGCTCGGCTGCGAGGCCGTGAACGGCAACAACTTCGGCAAGTGGTGCTACAAGCCGTTCGACGAACTGGTCCAGAAGGGCCGCCAGACGTCGGACGTTGCGCAGCGCACCAAGTTCTACCAGGACGCGCAGCACATCTTCGCGCAGCAACTGCCGTTCTCGCCGATCGCTCACTCGACCGTCTATCAGCCGGTCAGCAAGAAGGTGATCGACATGCGCATCGAACCGCTCGGCTACGCGCGCTTCGACGGCGTGAGCATGCAGTAA
- the metF gene encoding methylenetetrahydrofolate reductase [NAD(P)H], with product MKPIELSFEFFPPKTPDGVEKLRATRAQLATLKPKFVSVTFGAGGSTQQGTLDTVVDIAKEGIEAAPHLSCIGSSKESLRAILGEYRSHGIRHIVALRGDLPSGMGAVGELRYASELVAFIREETGDAFHIEVAAYPEYHPQARSPRHDLEAFAQKVKAGANSAITQYFFNADAYFRFVDDAKKLGVDIPIVPGIMPITNYSQLMRFSEMCGAEVPRWVAKRLESFGDDRESIRAFGLDVVTDLCRRLMEAGVPGIHFYTLNAAQATKTICERLGF from the coding sequence ATGAAACCGATCGAACTCTCATTCGAATTCTTCCCGCCGAAGACGCCGGACGGCGTGGAAAAGCTGCGCGCCACGCGCGCCCAGCTCGCCACGCTCAAGCCGAAGTTCGTCTCGGTGACGTTCGGCGCGGGCGGCTCGACGCAACAGGGCACGCTCGACACCGTCGTCGATATCGCGAAGGAAGGCATCGAGGCGGCACCGCACCTCTCGTGCATCGGCTCCTCGAAAGAAAGCCTGCGCGCGATTCTCGGCGAGTACCGCTCGCACGGCATCCGCCACATCGTCGCGCTGCGCGGCGACTTGCCCTCGGGTATGGGCGCGGTGGGCGAGCTGCGCTACGCGTCGGAACTCGTTGCCTTTATCCGCGAGGAAACGGGCGACGCGTTCCACATCGAAGTGGCGGCGTATCCCGAGTACCACCCGCAGGCGCGCTCGCCGCGCCACGACCTCGAAGCGTTCGCGCAAAAGGTGAAGGCGGGCGCGAATTCGGCGATCACGCAGTACTTCTTCAACGCGGATGCGTATTTCCGCTTTGTCGACGACGCGAAGAAGCTGGGCGTGGATATTCCGATCGTGCCCGGCATCATGCCGATCACGAACTACTCGCAACTCATGCGCTTTTCGGAAATGTGCGGCGCCGAAGTGCCGCGCTGGGTCGCCAAGCGTCTTGAAAGCTTTGGCGACGATCGCGAGTCGATTCGCGCGTTCGGGCTCGACGTGGTGACGGACCTGTGCCGCCGCCTCATGGAGGCGGGCGTGCCGGGCATCCACTTCTATACGCTCAACGCGGCGCAAGCCACCAAAACGATCTGCGAGCGGCTGGGGTTCTAG
- a CDS encoding phage holin family protein — MTVLLTWLINALALLIITWLVPSIHIRSFGTALIVAIVLGLINAVLRPLLIVLTLPVTILTLGLFILVVNALCFWLAASLLKGFEVSGFWSAFFGSILYSIVSWLLSALIFGNRSLG, encoded by the coding sequence ATGACCGTGCTGCTGACCTGGCTGATCAACGCGCTCGCGCTCCTGATCATCACCTGGCTCGTTCCGTCGATCCATATTCGCAGTTTCGGCACCGCGCTCATCGTCGCGATCGTGCTCGGCCTCATCAACGCCGTGCTGCGCCCGCTGCTGATCGTGCTCACGCTGCCCGTGACCATCCTCACGCTCGGTCTGTTCATCCTCGTGGTGAACGCACTGTGCTTCTGGCTGGCGGCGTCGCTCCTCAAGGGCTTCGAGGTGTCGGGCTTCTGGTCGGCATTTTTCGGCTCGATCCTGTACAGCATCGTCTCGTGGCTGCTTTCGGCGCTGATTTTCGGCAACCGCAGCCTCGGCTGA
- the ahcY gene encoding adenosylhomocysteinase, translated as MNAAVPQDQAKDFIVADMSLAAWGRKELNIAETEMPGLVQTREEYKAQQPLKGARIAGSLHMTIQTGVLIETLTALGADVRWASCNIFSTQDHAAAAIAQGGVPVFAFKGESLDEYWEFSHRIFEWPNGEFANMILDDGGDATLLLILGSKAEKDHSVIAKPTNEEEVALYKSIAAHLDIDPTWYSKRLAHIKGVTEETTTGVHRLYQMEKEGRLPFPAINVNDSVTKSKFDNLYGCRESLVDGIKRATDVMIAGKIAVVAGYGDVGKGCAQSLRGLGATVWVTEIDPICALQAAMEGYRVVTMEYAADKADIFVTATGNYHVINHDHMKAMRHNAIVCNIGHFDSEIDVASTRQYTWENIKPQVDHIIFPDGKRVILLAEGRLVNLGCATGHPSFVMSNSFTNQTLAQIELFVEGSKYENKVYVLPKHLDEKVARLHLARIGANLSVLSDDQASYIGVDKNGPFKPNHYRY; from the coding sequence ATGAACGCCGCAGTTCCGCAAGATCAAGCCAAAGATTTCATCGTCGCCGACATGTCGCTTGCCGCCTGGGGCCGCAAGGAACTGAACATCGCCGAGACCGAAATGCCGGGCCTCGTGCAAACGCGCGAAGAGTACAAGGCGCAGCAGCCGCTCAAGGGCGCGCGCATCGCCGGTTCCCTGCACATGACGATCCAGACGGGCGTGCTGATCGAAACGCTGACGGCGCTCGGCGCCGACGTGCGCTGGGCCTCGTGCAACATCTTCTCGACGCAGGATCACGCAGCCGCTGCCATCGCGCAGGGCGGCGTGCCGGTGTTCGCATTCAAGGGCGAATCGCTCGACGAATACTGGGAGTTCTCGCACCGCATTTTCGAATGGCCGAACGGCGAATTCGCCAACATGATTCTCGACGACGGCGGCGACGCAACGCTGCTGCTGATCCTCGGCTCGAAGGCTGAAAAGGACCACTCGGTCATCGCCAAGCCGACGAACGAGGAAGAAGTCGCGCTGTACAAGTCGATCGCCGCGCACCTCGACATCGACCCGACGTGGTACTCGAAGCGCCTCGCGCACATCAAGGGCGTGACCGAAGAAACGACGACGGGCGTGCACCGCCTGTACCAGATGGAGAAGGAAGGCCGTCTGCCGTTCCCGGCCATCAACGTCAACGACTCGGTCACGAAGTCGAAGTTCGACAACCTGTACGGCTGCCGCGAATCGCTCGTGGACGGCATCAAGCGCGCGACCGACGTGATGATCGCGGGCAAGATCGCCGTCGTGGCCGGTTACGGCGACGTGGGCAAGGGCTGCGCGCAATCGCTGCGTGGTCTCGGCGCGACCGTGTGGGTTACGGAAATCGATCCGATCTGCGCGCTGCAAGCCGCGATGGAAGGCTACCGCGTCGTGACGATGGAGTACGCCGCCGACAAGGCCGACATCTTCGTGACGGCAACGGGCAACTACCATGTGATCAACCACGACCACATGAAGGCAATGCGCCACAACGCGATCGTCTGCAACATCGGCCACTTCGACTCGGAAATCGACGTGGCTTCGACGCGCCAGTACACGTGGGAAAACATCAAGCCGCAAGTCGACCACATCATTTTCCCCGACGGCAAGCGCGTGATCCTGCTGGCCGAAGGCCGCCTCGTGAACCTCGGCTGCGCCACGGGCCACCCGTCGTTCGTGATGTCGAACTCGTTCACGAACCAGACGCTCGCACAGATCGAACTGTTCGTCGAAGGCAGCAAGTACGAGAACAAGGTGTACGTGCTGCCGAAGCACCTGGACGAAAAGGTCGCGCGCCTGCACCTCGCGCGCATCGGCGCGAACCTCTCCGTGCTGTCCGACGACCAGGCTTCGTACATCGGCGTCGACAAGAACGGTCCGTTCAAGCCGAACCACTACCGTTACTGA
- a CDS encoding glycosyltransferase family 2 protein, translating to MQPITIIVACHNGAATLARALDSCLAQPEAERILVVDDGSTDASANIARVHAMREPRVRLVQMPDSGGAARARNWGALQTATPYIAFLDAGDEYLPHALAAAHSHLERHPHEAAIRLDVEYAGFPDRLATHPDFARHTEAISNTVPSSLVIRRGAFLALGGFPMDETFRRHGGEEGAFAWALSEVFGQRRLIDAKRVRLHYRAGMPAERHLSIQLGLSEAQAALQGETQRASQAYFATAMASVQQTRELGLRSPAL from the coding sequence ATGCAACCCATCACCATCATCGTCGCGTGCCACAACGGCGCGGCCACGCTTGCCCGCGCGCTCGACAGCTGTCTCGCGCAGCCCGAAGCCGAACGCATTCTCGTCGTCGACGATGGCTCGACCGACGCCTCGGCTAATATCGCGCGCGTCCATGCGATGCGCGAACCCCGCGTGCGCCTCGTGCAGATGCCGGACTCGGGCGGTGCCGCCCGCGCACGCAACTGGGGCGCACTCCAGACGGCCACGCCTTATATCGCATTTCTCGACGCGGGCGACGAGTACCTGCCTCACGCGCTCGCCGCCGCACACTCGCATCTGGAGCGGCATCCGCATGAAGCTGCGATTCGGCTCGACGTCGAGTACGCCGGCTTTCCGGACCGGCTCGCCACGCACCCCGATTTCGCCAGGCATACCGAAGCGATCAGCAACACGGTGCCGAGCAGTCTCGTGATCCGGCGGGGCGCCTTTCTCGCGCTGGGCGGCTTTCCCATGGACGAAACCTTTCGCCGGCACGGCGGCGAAGAGGGCGCGTTCGCATGGGCGCTGAGCGAGGTCTTCGGGCAGCGCCGCCTGATCGACGCGAAGCGGGTGCGTCTGCACTATCGCGCAGGCATGCCCGCGGAACGCCATCTGAGCATTCAACTGGGCTTGAGCGAAGCGCAGGCGGCCCTGCAGGGCGAAACGCAGCGCGCCTCGCAAGCCTATTTCGCCACGGCGATGGCGAGCGTGCAGCAGACGCGCGAGCTAGGCTTGCGCAGCCCGGCCCTTTGA
- a CDS encoding LrgB family protein, protein MNTFYASLFADDAARLIAAGCFILTVALYFASKALYARFRSPWLTPLVAVPAVLGVFVLVLHIPYPVYFQDTRWLMWLLGPATVAFAVPIYEYRDLLKRHWISLTVGVTVGIVVAVGGSLALAKLLHLSPDLQRSLMTRSISTPFALAVSDKIHAPRDLTALFVIATGVCGMLFGELVLGLVPLRTRLARGALFGAAAHGVGTAKARELGSEEGVVASLTMMIAGVVMVLLAPALGFLPV, encoded by the coding sequence ATGAACACGTTTTACGCGTCCCTGTTCGCCGACGACGCAGCGCGGCTCATCGCCGCCGGCTGTTTCATCCTCACCGTCGCGCTCTATTTCGCCTCGAAGGCGCTCTATGCGCGCTTTCGCTCGCCGTGGCTTACGCCGCTCGTCGCGGTGCCGGCAGTGCTGGGCGTGTTCGTGCTGGTGCTCCACATTCCCTACCCGGTGTACTTCCAGGACACGCGCTGGCTCATGTGGCTGCTCGGCCCTGCCACGGTGGCGTTCGCGGTGCCCATCTACGAATACCGCGATCTGCTCAAGCGCCACTGGATTTCGCTCACGGTGGGCGTGACGGTCGGCATCGTCGTGGCGGTGGGCGGCTCGCTCGCGCTGGCCAAGCTCCTGCACCTTTCGCCCGATCTGCAGCGCAGCCTGATGACGCGCTCGATCTCCACGCCGTTCGCCCTCGCGGTGTCGGACAAGATTCACGCGCCGCGCGACCTCACCGCGCTCTTCGTGATCGCCACGGGCGTGTGCGGCATGCTGTTCGGCGAACTGGTGCTCGGCCTCGTGCCGCTGCGCACGCGGCTTGCGCGCGGCGCGCTCTTTGGCGCGGCGGCGCACGGCGTCGGCACGGCGAAGGCGCGCGAGCTGGGCAGCGAAGAGGGCGTGGTGGCGAGCCTCACAATGATGATCGCGGGCGTGGTGATGGTGCTGCTCGCGCCGGCGCTGGGGTTCCTGCCGGTTTGA
- a CDS encoding CidA/LrgA family protein, whose amino-acid sequence MASLGRRIGRIAVQSALLAGVWYAADTLTRVTHLPVPGGVVGLVLLLALLFCGGVTPRWVKAGADWLLSDMLLFFIPAAVAAVKYGGLFRADGWRLALVVVGGTLMVMVAVAFAVEQAAKLERRLALRRVRVSRHLARA is encoded by the coding sequence ATGGCGAGCCTCGGGCGCCGCATCGGCCGTATTGCCGTGCAATCGGCGCTGCTCGCGGGCGTCTGGTACGCCGCCGACACCCTCACGCGCGTCACGCACCTGCCGGTGCCGGGCGGCGTGGTCGGCCTCGTGCTGCTGCTCGCGCTGCTCTTTTGCGGCGGCGTCACGCCGCGCTGGGTGAAGGCGGGCGCTGACTGGCTGCTCTCCGACATGCTGCTGTTCTTCATCCCGGCCGCCGTGGCAGCCGTGAAATACGGCGGCCTGTTTCGCGCCGACGGCTGGCGCCTCGCGCTGGTGGTGGTCGGCGGCACGCTGATGGTGATGGTGGCCGTGGCGTTCGCGGTCGAACAGGCTGCGAAGCTCGAGCGGCGCCTCGCGCTGCGCCGTGTGCGTGTTTCGCGCCATCTGGCGCGGGCTTGA
- a CDS encoding LysR family transcriptional regulator → MELRALRYFIEVVRQQSFTAAAEKLHVTQPTISKMVKALEDETGTQLLLRDARQMVLTDAGRIVYQRGQDVLAAQAQLQAELADLGTLGRGELTIGIPPMGGSLFTPAIATFRQRYPKIELKLFEQGSRAIEAALISGELELGGVLLPVDPALIDVLPISHELLWLVARRGSRWDNKLAVPLAELAGEPFVFYGESLALNDVVLGACRTAGFVPQVVGRSGHWDLMAALVLAGVGIALLPAPYVRRLDAERFTCLPVSEPQITWDMAIGWKRSGYLSHAARAWLDVARSEYGKPFTFLDDFVHPPGMEKRPSKPG, encoded by the coding sequence GTGGAACTGCGCGCGCTTCGCTATTTCATCGAGGTGGTGCGGCAACAGAGCTTCACCGCCGCAGCCGAAAAACTGCACGTCACGCAGCCGACCATTAGCAAGATGGTGAAGGCGCTCGAAGACGAGACCGGCACGCAGCTTCTGCTGCGCGATGCGCGCCAGATGGTGCTGACCGACGCGGGGCGCATCGTCTACCAGCGCGGCCAGGACGTGCTCGCTGCCCAGGCGCAGCTGCAGGCCGAACTCGCCGATCTCGGCACGCTCGGGCGCGGCGAACTCACCATCGGCATCCCGCCGATGGGCGGCTCACTCTTCACGCCCGCCATTGCCACGTTCCGCCAGCGCTATCCGAAGATCGAGCTCAAGCTGTTCGAGCAGGGCTCGCGCGCCATCGAAGCCGCGCTGATCTCGGGCGAGCTGGAACTGGGCGGCGTGCTGCTGCCCGTCGATCCCGCGCTCATCGACGTGTTGCCGATCTCGCACGAGCTGTTGTGGCTCGTCGCCCGGCGCGGCTCGCGCTGGGACAACAAGCTCGCCGTGCCGCTCGCGGAGCTGGCCGGCGAACCGTTCGTGTTCTACGGCGAGAGCCTGGCGCTCAATGACGTCGTGCTGGGCGCGTGCCGCACAGCGGGCTTCGTGCCGCAGGTGGTGGGGCGCAGCGGCCACTGGGACCTGATGGCGGCGCTCGTGCTCGCGGGCGTGGGCATCGCACTGCTCCCCGCGCCCTATGTGCGCCGCCTCGACGCCGAGCGCTTCACCTGCCTGCCCGTGAGCGAGCCGCAGATCACCTGGGACATGGCGATCGGCTGGAAACGCAGCGGCTATCTCTCGCACGCGGCACGCGCCTGGCTCGACGTCGCGCGCTCGGAGTACGGCAAGCCGTTCACGTTTCTCGATGACTTCGTGCATCCGCCGGGGATGGAAAAGCGGCCGAGTAAGCCCGGTTGA